A genomic segment from Spinacia oleracea cultivar Varoflay chromosome 3, BTI_SOV_V1, whole genome shotgun sequence encodes:
- the LOC130470176 gene encoding uncharacterized protein, with the protein MARKSGSKNQGNKHGNGKSKPRGPSSDSQALKTPSLEEVLGVEAIDFGIENEVLTPKSSLHPLQIRSELRHSFNDYLQAIHNSNGIASRTQSRNNLDVGTIPILLDETVDDNTDDESNNIVIDNEVGNKVEPLDVNGDDSNETEPNNPVEIELEDIQEEVEFWMSAVVCYVVGANPPINVMEGFIRRIWKHLNVDKVVMVKRGVFIVRFLTMDSRDKVLNGHYFFDSKPLIMKPWDSDMDMDREEVKSVPIWVQLKLGFKYWGERALFKIISQIGKPIKRDQATINRDKLQFARVMVDVPLSKELPDCISFRDENGLMVKVGLYYEWRPTLCSKCKMIGHLQEECRQGKAKRVWVQKAKQVQPDVTLHTATSPVVDPDGFQRSLRPIRVRTSPREPVCVMMPTLVRNIELLLLEGGTLPTLMDRIAAWNVRGLNSLQKQNEVKHFIQKYEVGLVGLLEHKVKLPNLGKLYQKVFAKWCFTSNASYHPGGRIVVAWKAGSFNVNIVAASSQFLHCHITPASGMPAFFCTFIYAHNEAGLREDLWRDLNLIHTAAPWILCGDFNCVMAPEERIGAPVKQCDIVEMCGCMHNCGMEDLKSVGNLFTWNNKQQGSKRVFSKIDRMLSNQAWLDVYPDAKVCYLPEGQFDHSPGLLTVYPRVNGGKKPFKYFTMWKSSPVFTDTIKTAWNTQIGGSKMFIVVSKLKKVKIALKDLNKSGFTDVHASNLRAHNELIAAQGAMHKDPTNMELADAELRAIHEYKEKHKIYLEFLSQKAKVSWLKDGDENTALFHQSIRSRNLKNQIYSIHDMGGVWKDNPNEVADAFLDYYKQLLGSKHENRTPVLKEVVQLGPVCQAHHKAILNASYTADEVRAALFSIPGAKAPGPDGFGSHFYRDSWHIVGDEVVAVVLDMLQHDKILKELNHTVITLIPKTNCPKDDLDDEVDDDMDDNYY; encoded by the exons ATGGCAAGAAAATCTGGATCAAAAAATCAGGGGAACAAGCATGGAAATGGTAAGTCGAAACCTCGAGGTCCATCATCTGATTCTCAAGCTCTGAAAACTCCCTCATTGGAGGAAGTTCTTGGGGTGGAAGCAATTGATTTTGGCATTGAGAATGAAGTGCTGACGCCTAAATCGAGTTTGCACCCACTTCAAATTCGCTCTGAATTGCGACATTCTTTCAATGATTACTTGCAAGCAATACACAATTCCAATGGTATTGCGAGTCGCACTCAATCCAGAAACAATTTGGACGTAGGTACAATCCCTATCCTACTTGATGAAACTGTTGATGATAATACTGATGATGAATCGAATAATATTGTGATTGATAATGAGGTTGGGAATAAAGTTGAACCTCTGGATGTGAATGGTGATGATTCTAATGAGACTGAACCCAATAATCCTGTAGAAATTGAGTTGGAAGATATTCAGGAAGAGGTTGAGTTTTGGATGTCAGCTGTAGTTTGTTATGTTGTGGGTGCTAATCCTCCAATTAATGTTATGGAGGGATTCATTAGGCGCATCTGGAAACATTTGAATGTTGATAAAGTGGTTATGGTGAAGAGGGGAGTATTCATTGTTAGATTTCTAACCATGGACTCGAGGGATAAGGTCTTAAATGGCCATTACTTTTTTGATAGCAAACCCTTAATAATGAAGCCATGggattctgatatggacatggatAGAGAGGAGGTGAAATCTGTGCCTATTTGGGTGCAATTAAAGCTTGGTTTCAAATACTGGGGGGAGAGAGCTCTGTTCAAGATCATTAGCCAAATAGGGAAACCTATTAAGAGAGATCAAGCTACAATAAATAGGGACAAGTTGCAATTTGCTCGAGTAATGGTGGATGTTCCATTATCTAAGGAGCTCCCTGATTGTATTTCCTTTAGAGATGAGAATGGATTGATGGTGAAAGTAGGATTGTATTATGAATGGAGGCCTACATTGTGTTCTAAGTGCAAGATGATAGGACATTTGCAGGAAGAGTGTAGACAGGGCAAAGCTAAAAGAGTATGGGTGCAGAAGGCTAAGCAAGTGCAGCCAGATGTAACACTGCATACTGCTACAAGTCCAGTGGTTGATCCAGATGGGTTCCAAAGATCTCTAAGACCTATTAGAGTTAGAACATCTCCAAGGGAACCA GTGTGTGTGATGATGCCAACATTGGTGAGGAACATAGAGTTATTACTCCTGGAAGGGGGGACCCTTCCCACCCTCATGGATAGAATAGCTGCTTGGAATGTCAGAGGCCTTAACTCACTTCAGAAGCAGAATGAAGTTAAACACTTCATTCAGAAATATGAAGTGGGATTGGTGGGGCTTCTGGAGCATAAGGTGAAGCTGCCTAACCTGGGTAAGCTTTATCAGAAAGTTTTTGCAAAGTGGTGTTTTACTAGTAATGCTAGTTATCATCCTGGTGGTAGAATAGTTGTAGCTTGGAAGGCTGGTAGCTTCAATGTCAATATAGTTGCTGCATCTAGTCAGTTTTTGCATTGTCATATTACTCCTGCTAGTGGTATGCCTGCTTTTTTCTGTACTTTCATATATGCACATAATGAAGCTGGGTTGAGAGAGGATCTATGGAGAGATTTAAATCTAATTCATACTGCTGCCCCTTGGATTTTATGTGGAGATTTTAATTGTGTTATGGCCCCCGAGGAAAGGATAGGTGCTCCTGTTAAGCAATGTGATATAGTGGAAATGTGTGGGTGTATGCATAATTGTGGTATGGAGGATTTGAAGAGTGTAGGGAATTTGTTTACTTGGAATAATAAACAACAAGGGAGTAAGAGAGTCTTTTCAAAGATTGATAGAATGTTATCAAATCAAGCATGGCTAGATGTTTATCCTGATGCAAAAGTTTGTTACCTACCTGAAGGTCAGTTTGATCATTCCCCAGGGTTACTTACTGTTTATCCTAGAGTAAATGGAGGAAAAAAACCTTTTAAATACTTTACTATGTGGAAATCATCTCCAGTTTTTACTGATACTATTAAGACAGCCTGGAACACTCAGATTGGGGGGAGTAAAATGTTTATAGTTGTCAGCAAGTTGAAAAAAGTGAAGATTGCTCTGAAGGATTTGAACAAGAGTGGTTTTACTGATGTGCATGCTTCTAACTTGAGAGCTCACAATGAGCTCATAGCAGCTCAAGGAGCTATGCATAAAGATCCCACTAATATGGAGCTAGCTGATGCTGAGTTGAGAGCTATTCATGAGTACAAAGAGAAGCATAAGATTTATTTAGAGTTTTTGAGCCAAAAAGCTAAAGTATCATGGCTAAAAGATGGGGATGAAAACACTGCTTTGTTTCATCAGAGTATCAGAAGCAGAAATTTGAAGAATCAAATTTACAGCATACATGATATGGGTGGTGTATGGAAGGATAATCCTAATGAGGTTGCTGATGCCTTTCTAGATTATTACAAGCAGCTGTTGGGGAGTAAACATGAGAATAGAACCCCTGTATTGAAGGAGGTGGTGCAGTTAGGTCCTGTGTGTCAAGCTCATCACAAAGCAATTTTAAATGCAAGTTACACTGCAGATGAAGTTAGGGCTGCCCTTTTTTCTATTCCAGGAGCCAAGGCACCTGGTCCAGATGGATTTGGCTCTCATTTTTATAGAGATTCTTGGCATATTGTTGGTGATGAAGTGGTTGCTGTTGTTCTTGATATGCTGCAGCATGACAAAATTTTGAAAGAGTTGAATCATACAGTGATTACCTTgatcccaaaaaccaattgcCCTAAAGAT GATCTTGATGATGAAGTAGATGATGATATGGACGATAACTACTACTAA
- the LOC110800823 gene encoding cation transporter HKT1;3, with amino-acid sequence MLSFTPSISFMKTFVFHPIISHATPFWLHLCYFLVVSLSGYIALKVTNPRTTNINGNNTTTKLYNLDLYFTSVSATTNSSMATLEMEVFSNTQLIFMTFLMLVGGEVFTSMLGLHLRSKTLKKIDNNSIEDDDDDDDTIKCYNKCTKYLGYVVLGYLIIIHTLGSTLVTLYMIMTPSAHNVLKSKGLVLNTFSIFTIVSTFSSCGYLPTNENMIIFRRNPGLLLIVLPFVFLGNTLYPPMLRVFIWVLERFTKRTEFSYMLNHNKEIGYCHLFSSKECWCITATVIAFLGLQVVVFVGMEWRSGVMEGMNSYQKFVGSLFQSANTRHAGEYIVDLSLVSSAVLVLFTLMMFLPPYTSFIPISHEQEDAPQTIIRIKKQKKMRENILFSQLSYLVIFVIVICITERKSLTDDPLNFNVLNIVFEVISAYGNVGLSTGYSCKRQLNTDEHCEDKMYGFCGRWSSAGKCVLILVMFFGRLKRFNLHGGKAWKML; translated from the exons ATGTTATCCTTCACCCCATCCATCTCCTTCATGAAAACCTTTGTATTTCACCCCATCATATCTCATGCTACACCATTTTGGCTTCATCTTTGTTATTTCCTCGTCGTTTCGTTATCCGGGTACATAGCTTTGAAGGTCACAAATCCAAGAACCACCAATATTAATGGCAACAACACTACTACTAAGCTTTACAATCTTGATTTATATTTCACATCAGtttcagcaacaaccaactcaAGCATGGCAACACTTGAAATGGAAGTGTTCTCTAACACCCAACTCATTTTCATGACCTTTCTAATGCTCGTTGGTGGCGAAGTCTTCACCTCCATGCTCGGTCTCCATCTCCGTagtaaaaccctaaaaaagatTGACAACAATTCcattgaagatgatgatgatgatgatgatacaaTAAAGTGTTACAACAAGTGTACCAAATATTTAGGGTATGTAGTCCTAGGATACCTCATAATAATACACACACTAGGGTCAACTTTGGTAACCTTATACATGATCATGACCCCAAGTGCACATAATGTCCTTAAAAGCAAAGGACTTGTCCTAAACACTTTCTCCATATTTACCATAGTTTCAACTTTTTCGAGTTGTGGTTATCTCCCTACAAATGAGAACATGAtcatttttaggagaaatcccGGTCTCCTTTTGATTGTACTCCCTTTCGTCTTCTTAGGAAACACATTGTATCCCCCAATGTTAAGGGTTTTTATATGGGTTTTAGAGAGGTTTACTAAGAGAACAGAGTTTTCTTACATGTTGAACCATAACAAAGAGATCGGGTATTGTCACTTGTTCTCTAGTAAAGAGTGTTGgtgtattaccgccaccgtgatcgCGTTTTTGGGTTTACAAGTTGTGGTTTTTGTTGGTATGGAATGGAGGTCTGGAGTTATGGAAGGGATGAACTCGTACCAGAAGTTTGTAGGATCGTTGTTTCAATCAGCGAATACACGCCATGCTGGGGAATATATTGTTGATCTCTCTCTAGTTTCTTCTGCTGTCTTGGTTTTATTCACCCTCATGAT GTTTCTTCCACCATACACTTCATTTATTCCAATCAGCCATGAACAAGAAGACGCACCACAAACAATAATAAGGATAAAAAAGCAGAAGAAGATGAGAGAGAATATATTGTTTTCCCAATTATCTTACTTGGTGATCTTTGTGATTGTTATATGCATCACCGAAAGGAAAAGTTTGACGGATGACCCTCTCAACTTCAACGTTCTAAACATTGTCTTTGAAGTCATAAG TGCCTATGGTAATGTGGGTTTGTCAACGGGCTACAGTTGTAAACGACAGTTAAATACAGATGAACATTGCGAGGACAAAATGTATGGGTTTTGTGGGCGATGGAGTAGTGCTGGAAAATGTGTTCTTATTCTAGTCATGTTTTTCGGTAGACTCAAAAGATTCAACTTGCATGGTGGAAAAGCTTGGAAAATGCTTTGA